One genomic region from Streptomyces sp. NBC_00582 encodes:
- a CDS encoding PhzF family phenazine biosynthesis protein — protein sequence MTDYDVLRVFCAPNGGYGNELGVVRDGSVLPQREDRQALAAKLGFSETVFVDDPERGIIDIYTPTVRLPFAGYPCVGAAWLLDVPELVIPAGVVGARLDGEFSWIEARAEWAPPRTFRQYATAAEIDDLSVPPPGEWVYAWAWEDEPAGRIRARGFPGRGDGIEEDEATGAAALLLTEQLGRALNITQGAGSQILTAPQPYGWVEIGGRVRLEGAER from the coding sequence GTGACTGATTACGACGTGCTCCGCGTCTTCTGTGCGCCGAACGGCGGCTACGGCAACGAACTGGGCGTGGTCCGCGACGGCTCGGTTCTGCCGCAGCGGGAGGACCGCCAGGCCCTCGCCGCGAAACTCGGCTTCAGCGAGACGGTGTTCGTCGACGATCCCGAGCGCGGGATCATCGACATCTACACCCCCACGGTCCGGCTGCCCTTCGCCGGCTACCCCTGCGTCGGCGCGGCCTGGCTGCTCGACGTCCCCGAACTGGTCATCCCCGCCGGGGTCGTCGGCGCCCGGCTGGACGGGGAGTTCAGCTGGATCGAGGCACGGGCGGAGTGGGCCCCGCCGCGCACGTTCCGCCAGTACGCCACCGCCGCCGAGATCGACGACCTCAGCGTGCCGCCGCCCGGCGAGTGGGTCTACGCCTGGGCGTGGGAGGACGAGCCCGCCGGCCGGATCCGCGCCCGCGGCTTCCCCGGCCGCGGCGACGGCATCGAGGAGGACGAGGCGACCGGAGCGGCCGCGCTCCTGCTCACCGAACAGCTCGGCCGGGCCCTCAACATCACCCAGGGCGCGGGCTCCCAGATCCTCACCGCCCCGCAGCCGTACGGCTGGGTGGAGATCGGCGGCCGGGTCCGCCTGGAGGGCGCGGAACGCTGA
- a CDS encoding multidrug effflux MFS transporter, translating to MPEGGAIPKVSETTAVVPPSPARRRTGLLVTLVLGGLTATPPLSMDMYLPALPEVTRSLHAPAATVQLTLTACLAGMALGQLVVGPMSDRWGRRRPLLAGLAVYVVATVLCALAPTVELLIAFRLAQGLAGAAGIVIARAVVRDLYDGVAMARFFSTLMLISGVAPVVAPLIGAQILRGTDWRGVFALLTVVGLALGALVWARLPETLEPSERHAGGVGEALRSMRRLLADASFTGYMLTGGFAFAALFAYISASPFVVQEIYGASPQTFGLLFGANSVGLVLVGQINGKVLVGRVRLDRVLAGGLTVVALAAAALLLMAAGAFGAVGLAPVAAALFVLMSAMGVTLPNAQTLALMRVRHSAGSASALLGTSSFLIGAIASPLVGIAGERTAVPMAVVQLAASLVALACFVGLCRPWRQTVEES from the coding sequence ATGCCGGAGGGTGGGGCGATACCGAAGGTGTCGGAGACGACGGCCGTCGTGCCGCCGTCGCCTGCGCGGCGCCGCACCGGTCTGCTCGTCACGCTGGTCCTGGGCGGTCTGACCGCGACTCCCCCGCTGTCGATGGACATGTACCTCCCGGCCCTGCCGGAGGTCACCCGCTCGCTGCACGCGCCCGCCGCGACGGTCCAGCTCACGCTGACGGCCTGTCTGGCCGGGATGGCGCTGGGGCAGCTCGTGGTGGGGCCGATGAGCGACCGGTGGGGGCGCCGCCGCCCGCTGCTCGCCGGTCTCGCGGTGTACGTCGTGGCGACCGTCCTGTGCGCGCTCGCGCCGACCGTGGAGCTGCTGATCGCGTTCCGGCTGGCGCAGGGCCTCGCGGGCGCGGCCGGGATCGTGATCGCGCGGGCCGTGGTGCGTGACCTGTACGACGGTGTGGCGATGGCCCGCTTCTTCTCCACCCTGATGCTGATCTCGGGGGTGGCGCCGGTGGTGGCGCCGCTGATCGGGGCGCAGATCCTGCGGGGGACGGACTGGCGGGGTGTGTTCGCGCTGCTGACGGTGGTGGGGCTGGCGCTGGGCGCGCTGGTGTGGGCCCGGCTGCCGGAGACCCTGGAGCCGTCCGAGCGGCACGCGGGCGGGGTCGGCGAGGCCCTGCGGTCGATGCGCCGGCTGCTGGCCGACGCGTCGTTCACCGGCTACATGCTCACCGGTGGCTTCGCCTTCGCCGCGCTGTTCGCGTACATCAGCGCCTCGCCGTTCGTGGTGCAGGAGATCTACGGCGCCTCCCCTCAGACGTTCGGTCTGCTGTTCGGGGCGAACTCGGTGGGGCTGGTGCTGGTCGGGCAGATCAACGGCAAGGTGCTGGTGGGCCGGGTCCGGCTGGACCGGGTGCTGGCCGGCGGGCTGACGGTGGTGGCGCTGGCCGCGGCCGCGCTGTTGCTGATGGCGGCGGGCGCGTTCGGCGCGGTGGGTCTCGCGCCGGTGGCGGCGGCCCTGTTCGTGCTGATGTCGGCGATGGGCGTGACGCTGCCCAACGCCCAGACCCTCGCCCTGATGCGGGTCCGCCACTCCGCCGGCTCCGCCTCGGCGCTGCTGGGCACCTCCTCCTTCCTCATCGGCGCGATCGCCTCCCCGCTCGTCGGGATCGCCGGTGAGCGCACCGCCGTCCCGATGGCCGTCGTCCAACTGGCGGCCTCGCTGGTGGCGCTGGCCTGCTTCGTGGGACTGTGCCGTCCCTGGAGACAGACCGTGGAGGAGAGCTGA
- a CDS encoding serine hydrolase domain-containing protein, protein MPSLETDRGGELSAPRLRVDTPERAGLDPEEMRLLVLDVIDLTTGDRPWAAGAVVVAGRGPVIAVEEAAGWAVRHASYDPEADAGVELPAESRVPMTVDTPFDLASLTKLFTAVAAVQQIERGTLGIDARVGAYLPDFRGAAAHDVTVRQLLTHTSGLRPEPPLYDCAGAAERLEVLRAETPTGPPGTYVYSDLNMLLLQQLLERLTGRGLDVLVHEGITRPLGMSATRFGPCPGAAATEDQRRPWAKADRGMLRGVVHDENAWALGGVAGHAGLFSTGRDLAVLCRTLLAGGSYGPARVLGPDFVELLLTPPGLGFAVDQPWFMGELAGEGAAGHTGFTGTSLVLDPATDTFVVLLANTVHPVRRVPDSGPRALAGTRMAMAVR, encoded by the coding sequence GTGCCGTCCCTGGAGACAGACCGTGGAGGAGAGCTGAGCGCACCGAGACTGCGCGTCGACACCCCGGAGCGGGCCGGGCTCGACCCGGAGGAGATGCGCCTCCTCGTGCTCGACGTCATCGACCTGACCACCGGCGACCGGCCCTGGGCCGCGGGCGCCGTCGTCGTCGCGGGCCGCGGCCCGGTGATCGCCGTCGAGGAGGCGGCGGGCTGGGCGGTCCGCCACGCGTCCTACGACCCCGAGGCCGACGCGGGTGTGGAGCTTCCGGCCGAGTCGCGCGTCCCGATGACGGTGGACACCCCCTTCGACCTGGCGTCCCTCACGAAACTGTTCACGGCGGTCGCGGCCGTGCAGCAGATCGAGCGGGGCACGCTGGGCATCGACGCCCGCGTGGGCGCGTATCTGCCGGACTTCCGCGGGGCCGCCGCGCACGACGTCACGGTCCGGCAGCTCCTCACCCACACCTCCGGCCTGCGCCCCGAGCCGCCGCTGTACGACTGCGCGGGCGCCGCGGAGCGCCTGGAGGTCCTGCGCGCCGAGACGCCGACCGGGCCGCCGGGCACGTACGTCTACTCCGACCTGAACATGCTGCTGCTCCAGCAGCTGCTGGAGCGCCTCACCGGCCGCGGTCTCGACGTCCTGGTGCACGAGGGGATCACCCGGCCGCTCGGCATGTCCGCGACCCGCTTCGGTCCCTGCCCCGGCGCGGCGGCCACCGAGGACCAGCGGCGGCCGTGGGCCAAGGCGGACCGGGGCATGCTGCGGGGCGTGGTCCACGACGAGAACGCGTGGGCGCTGGGCGGGGTGGCCGGGCACGCGGGCCTGTTCTCGACCGGCCGTGATCTCGCCGTCTTGTGCCGCACCCTGCTCGCGGGCGGCTCCTACGGCCCCGCGCGCGTCCTGGGTCCCGACTTCGTGGAGCTCCTGCTGACCCCGCCGGGGCTGGGCTTCGCCGTGGACCAGCCGTGGTTCATGGGCGAACTGGCGGGTGAGGGCGCGGCGGGCCACACCGGTTTCACGGGAACGTCCCTGGTCCTGGACCCGGCCACGGACACCTTCGTGGTGCTGCTGGCGAACACCGTGCACCCGGTGCGCAGGGTGCCGGACAGCGGGCCTCGGGCGCTGGCGGGGACCCGGATGGCGATGGCGGTGCGGTGA
- a CDS encoding biliverdin-producing heme oxygenase: MDSFSTVIRTASHEQHTEAETSTFMSDLLGGGLGVAAYARYTEQLWFVYEALEAGAGRLASDPVAGPFIRPELFRLAALERDLTHLRGAHWREGLSALPATRAYADRVRECAEDWPAGYIAHHYTRYLGDLSGGQIIRDRAERTWGFEKKGDGVRFYVFEEIGNPAAFKRDYRELLDAVRADDLEKQRIVAECKRAFALNTAVFRALGEEFPLSA; the protein is encoded by the coding sequence ATGGACTCCTTCTCGACCGTCATCCGCACCGCCTCCCACGAGCAGCACACGGAGGCCGAGACCTCGACGTTCATGAGCGACCTGCTGGGCGGCGGGCTCGGGGTCGCGGCGTACGCCCGCTACACCGAACAGCTCTGGTTCGTCTACGAGGCGCTGGAGGCCGGCGCCGGACGGCTGGCGTCGGACCCGGTGGCGGGCCCGTTCATCAGGCCGGAGTTGTTCCGGCTGGCGGCGCTGGAGCGGGACCTGACGCATCTGCGGGGAGCGCACTGGCGGGAGGGACTGTCGGCGCTGCCGGCGACCCGGGCCTACGCGGACCGGGTGCGGGAGTGCGCCGAGGACTGGCCGGCCGGGTACATCGCCCACCACTACACGCGCTATCTCGGCGACCTCTCGGGCGGTCAGATCATCCGCGACCGGGCGGAGCGGACCTGGGGCTTCGAGAAGAAGGGCGACGGCGTCCGCTTCTACGTCTTCGAGGAGATCGGCAACCCGGCGGCCTTCAAGCGGGACTACCGGGAACTGCTCGACGCGGTGAGGGCGGACGATCTGGAGAAGCAGCGGATCGTGGCCGAGTGCAAGCGGGCCTTCGCGCTGAACACGGCCGTCTTCCGGGCGCTGGGTGAGGAGTTCCCGCTGTCGGCCTGA
- the efeB gene encoding iron uptake transporter deferrochelatase/peroxidase subunit, with translation MTEITETKKDDTHPSRRSLIGWGGAGLALGAAAAGGAVAMARTGDDVEPTAAETGAAVAFHGAHQAGIATPVQDRLHFAAFDVDTTDRAAFVQMLKDWTAAARRMTAGKAVGDGAYGGLAEAPPDDTGEALGLKPSRLTLTLGFGPSLFAKFGLDDKRPDALVDLPKFAGDALDPSRSNGDLCVQACADDPQVAVHAIRNLARIGMGKVSIRWSQLGFGKTSSTTPEAQTPRNLMGFKDGTRNIAGTETDRLKKFVWVGEKDGPQWMAGGSYLVARRIRMHIETWDRTSLQEQEDVFGRDKGEGAPVGKAKERDEPFLKAMKPDAHVRLAHPDSNHGSTILRRGYSFTDGTDGLGRLEAGLFFLAYMRDVSNGFIRIQRNLATDALNEYIQHVGSAVFAVPPGVRDKDDWWGRTLFSEEA, from the coding sequence ATGACCGAGATCACCGAGACCAAGAAGGACGACACCCACCCCTCCCGGCGGTCGCTCATCGGCTGGGGCGGTGCCGGGCTCGCGCTCGGTGCCGCCGCGGCCGGCGGCGCGGTGGCGATGGCCCGCACCGGCGACGACGTCGAGCCCACGGCCGCCGAGACCGGTGCCGCGGTCGCGTTCCACGGCGCGCACCAGGCCGGCATCGCCACGCCCGTCCAGGACCGGCTGCACTTCGCCGCGTTCGACGTGGACACCACCGACCGCGCCGCGTTCGTGCAGATGCTCAAGGACTGGACGGCCGCCGCACGCCGGATGACCGCCGGGAAGGCGGTCGGTGACGGGGCGTACGGCGGGCTCGCCGAGGCCCCGCCGGACGACACCGGTGAGGCCCTGGGCCTGAAGCCCTCGCGCCTCACGCTCACCCTCGGCTTCGGCCCGTCCCTGTTCGCGAAGTTCGGGCTGGACGACAAGCGGCCCGACGCGCTGGTCGATCTGCCGAAGTTCGCCGGGGACGCCCTCGACCCGAGCCGCTCCAACGGCGATCTGTGCGTCCAGGCCTGCGCCGACGACCCGCAGGTCGCCGTGCACGCCATCCGCAACCTCGCCCGCATCGGCATGGGCAAGGTCTCCATCCGCTGGTCGCAGCTCGGGTTCGGCAAGACCTCCTCCACCACCCCCGAGGCGCAGACCCCGCGCAACCTCATGGGCTTCAAGGACGGCACCCGCAACATCGCGGGCACCGAGACCGACCGGCTGAAGAAGTTCGTGTGGGTCGGCGAGAAGGACGGCCCGCAGTGGATGGCGGGCGGCTCCTACCTCGTCGCCCGGCGGATCCGGATGCACATCGAGACCTGGGACCGCACCTCCCTGCAGGAGCAGGAGGACGTGTTCGGTCGGGACAAGGGCGAGGGCGCGCCCGTGGGCAAGGCGAAGGAGCGTGACGAGCCGTTCCTGAAGGCGATGAAGCCCGACGCGCACGTCCGGCTCGCGCACCCCGACTCCAACCACGGGTCGACGATCCTGCGCCGCGGCTACTCCTTCACCGACGGCACCGACGGCCTGGGGCGCCTGGAGGCCGGGCTGTTCTTCCTGGCCTACATGCGCGATGTGAGCAACGGGTTCATCCGCATCCAGCGCAATCTCGCGACCGACGCGCTCAACGAGTACATCCAGCACGTGGGTTCGGCCGTCTTCGCCGTGCCGCCGGGCGTCCGGGACAAGGACGACTGGTGGGGCCGGACGCTGTTCTCCGAGGAGGCCTGA
- a CDS encoding Gfo/Idh/MocA family protein, translating into MTTDTVRWGILATGGIAAAFTADLVDLPDAEVVAVGSRTETSAQAFAERFGIPRSYGDWGALAEDPDIDVVYVATPHSAHRTAAGLCLKAGRAVLCEKPFTLNVREAQELVALARDNGRFLMEAMWMYCNPLIRRLKALVDDGAIGEVRTVQADFGLEGPFPPSHRLRDPAQGGGALLDLGVYPVSFAHLLLGEPAGISARAVLSAEGVDLQTALALSWDSGALATLHCSLTGGTGTTASVTGSRGRIDIPSGFFHPDRLVLHRAGRDPEEFLADPADGPRTTLRHEAREVMRALRAGETESPLAPLEGTLAVMRTLDAVRERIGVRYPHE; encoded by the coding sequence ATGACGACGGACACGGTGCGATGGGGAATCCTGGCGACCGGCGGCATAGCCGCGGCGTTCACGGCGGACCTGGTCGACCTGCCCGACGCGGAGGTCGTCGCGGTCGGCTCCCGCACCGAGACCTCCGCCCAGGCCTTCGCCGAACGCTTCGGCATCCCCCGGTCCTACGGAGACTGGGGCGCCCTCGCCGAGGACCCGGACATCGATGTCGTCTACGTCGCCACCCCGCACTCCGCCCACCGCACCGCCGCCGGCCTCTGCCTCAAGGCCGGGCGGGCCGTGCTGTGCGAGAAGCCGTTCACGCTCAACGTGCGCGAGGCCCAGGAGCTCGTCGCGCTCGCCCGCGACAACGGCCGCTTCCTCATGGAAGCCATGTGGATGTACTGCAACCCCCTGATCCGCCGCCTCAAGGCCCTCGTCGACGACGGCGCGATCGGCGAGGTGCGCACCGTCCAGGCCGACTTCGGCCTCGAAGGCCCCTTCCCGCCCTCGCACCGGCTGCGCGACCCCGCCCAGGGCGGCGGTGCCCTCCTCGACCTCGGGGTCTACCCGGTCTCCTTCGCCCACCTCCTGCTCGGCGAACCGGCCGGCATCTCCGCCCGGGCCGTCCTGTCCGCCGAGGGCGTCGACCTGCAGACCGCGCTCGCCCTGTCCTGGGACTCCGGCGCGCTCGCCACCCTGCACTGCTCGCTCACCGGCGGCACCGGCACCACCGCCTCCGTCACCGGCTCGCGCGGCCGTATCGACATCCCCTCCGGCTTCTTCCACCCCGACCGGCTGGTCCTGCACCGCGCCGGACGCGACCCCGAGGAATTCCTCGCCGATCCCGCCGACGGCCCCCGCACCACCCTCCGTCACGAGGCCCGCGAGGTCATGCGGGCCCTCAGGGCCGGCGAGACCGAGTCCCCGCTCGCCCCGCTCGAGGGCACCCTCGCCGTGATGCGCACCCTGGACGCCGTACGGGAACGGATCGGTGTGCGCTACCCGCACGAGTAG
- a CDS encoding bifunctional DNA primase/polymerase, with amino-acid sequence MSAEFGGPSGLRGRLTQWLRGSGPAQTADDGGREALLLAAAGAGLPLAPAAHPAAGYLCSCDRVGCPTPARHPVSFAWQTQSTTDRAQIERWARHQPQANFITATGMTHDVLDVPLEAGREALARLLDAGVDVGPVAESDDGRLLFFTLTRGTPEDEDEWWPCELDCHPETMAEHPGLRWHCRGSYVLIPPARLPGDDGRSVHWLRGPEHPLPDPLSLLETLTEACARHVDAFGL; translated from the coding sequence ATGAGCGCGGAGTTCGGCGGCCCGAGCGGCCTGCGGGGCAGGCTCACCCAGTGGCTGCGCGGAAGCGGCCCGGCACAGACCGCCGACGACGGCGGCCGTGAGGCCCTGCTGCTCGCCGCCGCCGGGGCCGGACTGCCCCTCGCGCCCGCCGCGCACCCCGCCGCCGGCTACCTCTGTTCCTGCGACCGCGTCGGCTGTCCCACCCCGGCCCGCCACCCGGTGTCCTTCGCCTGGCAGACCCAGTCCACCACCGACCGCGCCCAGATCGAACGCTGGGCACGGCACCAGCCGCAGGCCAACTTCATCACCGCGACCGGCATGACCCACGACGTCCTCGACGTCCCCCTGGAAGCCGGCCGCGAGGCCCTCGCCCGCCTCCTCGACGCCGGCGTCGACGTCGGCCCGGTCGCCGAGTCCGACGACGGCCGCCTCCTCTTCTTCACCCTCACCCGGGGCACCCCCGAGGACGAGGACGAGTGGTGGCCCTGCGAACTGGACTGCCACCCCGAGACGATGGCCGAACACCCCGGCCTGCGCTGGCACTGCCGGGGTTCGTACGTCCTGATCCCCCCGGCCCGCCTCCCGGGCGACGACGGCCGGTCCGTCCACTGGCTACGGGGTCCGGAACACCCTCTCCCGGACCCCCTGAGCCTCCTGGAGACGCTGACAGAGGCCTGCGCCCGCCACGTGGACGCCTTCGGCCTGTAG
- the efeU gene encoding iron uptake transporter permease EfeU, with protein MFSNYLIGLREGLEASLVVCILIAYLVKTGRRDALRPVWTGIAIAVLIAMGFGCVLEFGSQELTFEAQEALGGSLSVLAVGLVTWMVFWMRRTARHLKSELHDKLDAALAIGTGALVATAFLAVGREGLETALFVWASVHAAGDGTPRPLIGVALGLATAVFLGWLFYRGALKINLAKFFTWTGGMLVVVAAGVLAYGFHDLQEADWLPGLNSLAFDISGTIPPDSWYGTLLKGVFNFQPDPTVLQVTVWLLYLVPTLALFLAPVGFASGKGKVKAPDDAPDDRGTRHSKAPQA; from the coding sequence GTGTTCTCCAACTACCTGATCGGACTTCGGGAGGGCCTGGAGGCCTCGCTCGTCGTCTGCATCCTCATCGCCTACCTGGTGAAGACCGGCCGCCGGGACGCGCTGAGGCCGGTGTGGACCGGTATCGCCATCGCCGTGCTCATCGCGATGGGCTTCGGCTGCGTCCTCGAATTCGGCTCCCAGGAGCTGACGTTCGAGGCGCAGGAGGCGCTCGGCGGCTCGCTGTCGGTCCTCGCGGTGGGCCTGGTGACCTGGATGGTCTTCTGGATGCGGCGCACCGCCCGGCATCTGAAGTCCGAGTTGCACGACAAGCTGGACGCGGCCCTCGCGATCGGCACGGGCGCGCTGGTGGCGACCGCGTTCCTCGCGGTGGGCCGGGAGGGCCTGGAGACCGCCCTGTTCGTGTGGGCGTCGGTGCACGCGGCCGGTGACGGCACCCCGCGCCCGCTGATCGGCGTGGCCCTGGGTCTGGCGACCGCCGTGTTCCTGGGCTGGCTGTTCTACCGCGGGGCGCTGAAAATCAACCTCGCGAAGTTCTTCACCTGGACGGGCGGCATGCTCGTCGTCGTGGCGGCGGGCGTCCTCGCGTACGGCTTCCACGACCTCCAGGAGGCCGACTGGCTGCCCGGGCTGAACAGCCTGGCCTTCGACATCAGCGGCACGATCCCGCCGGACAGCTGGTACGGGACGCTGCTGAAGGGCGTGTTCAACTTCCAGCCCGATCCGACCGTCCTCCAGGTCACGGTGTGGCTGCTCTACCTGGTCCCCACGCTCGCGCTGTTCCTCGCCCCGGTAGGGTTCGCCTCCGGGAAGGGGAAGGTGAAGGCACCTGATGACGCACCTGACGACCGGGGAACGCGGCACTCGAAGGCTCCGCAGGCTTGA
- a CDS encoding TetR/AcrR family transcriptional regulator has protein sequence MVTQPAKPARPAPDTSRRSERSRRAIYDAALALVAEAGYPKTTIEGIAARAGVGKQTIYRWWGSKADVLLEAFLDLGEQAAEAAGHAPYTLPDTGDLAADLKAVLRATVDELLDPRFEAPARALSAEGLVNEPLGREFVTRLLEPQLQLYADRLRSAQRTGQIRPEVDPRIALELFVSPLAQRWLQRTGPISYDYTDTLVDYALYGLAPH, from the coding sequence ATGGTCACCCAGCCCGCCAAACCCGCCCGACCGGCCCCCGACACCAGCCGCCGCAGCGAGAGGTCGCGCCGCGCCATCTACGACGCGGCCCTCGCGCTCGTCGCGGAGGCGGGCTATCCGAAGACCACGATCGAGGGGATAGCCGCCCGCGCCGGCGTCGGCAAGCAGACCATCTACCGCTGGTGGGGGTCGAAGGCCGACGTCCTGCTGGAGGCGTTCCTCGACCTCGGTGAACAGGCCGCCGAAGCCGCGGGCCACGCGCCGTACACCCTCCCCGACACCGGGGACCTGGCCGCCGACCTCAAGGCCGTCCTGCGCGCCACCGTCGACGAACTCCTCGACCCCCGCTTCGAGGCCCCCGCCCGCGCCCTGTCCGCCGAGGGCCTCGTCAACGAACCGCTCGGCCGCGAGTTCGTCACCCGGCTCCTGGAACCCCAGCTCCAGCTCTACGCCGACCGCCTGCGCTCCGCCCAGCGCACCGGCCAGATCCGCCCCGAGGTCGACCCGCGCATCGCCCTCGAACTCTTCGTCTCCCCGCTCGCCCAGCGCTGGCTCCAGCGCACGGGCCCCATCTCCTACGACTACACGGACACCCTCGTCGACTACGCCCTGTACGGACTGGCACCCCACTGA
- the map gene encoding type I methionyl aminopeptidase, which translates to MSGQSLLVPGDLSPTRSVPGNIRRPEYVGKPAPKPYTGPEVQTPETVEAMRVAGRIAARAMEEAAKLIAPGVTTDELDRVAHTYMCDHGAYPSTLGYRGFPKSLCTSVNEVICHGIPDSTVLRDGDIVNLDVTAYIGGVHGDNNATYLVGDVDEESRLLVERTRESLNRAIKAVRPGRQINIIGRVIESYAKRFGYGVVRDFTGHGINTSFHSGLIIPHYDSPHATTVMQPGMTFTIEPMLTLGTHDYDMWDDGWTVVTKDRRRTAQFEHTLVVTDTGAEILTLP; encoded by the coding sequence ATGTCTGGCCAGTCGCTGCTCGTGCCCGGGGACCTCTCCCCCACCCGTTCCGTGCCCGGAAACATCCGCCGTCCGGAGTACGTCGGCAAGCCCGCGCCGAAGCCGTACACCGGCCCTGAGGTGCAGACCCCGGAGACCGTCGAGGCGATGCGGGTCGCCGGGCGGATCGCCGCGCGGGCGATGGAGGAGGCCGCGAAGCTGATCGCGCCGGGGGTGACGACCGACGAACTCGACAGGGTGGCGCACACCTACATGTGCGACCACGGCGCCTACCCCTCCACGCTCGGCTACCGCGGCTTTCCCAAGTCGCTGTGCACCAGCGTCAACGAGGTCATCTGCCACGGCATCCCGGACTCGACGGTGCTGCGCGACGGCGACATCGTCAACCTCGACGTGACGGCGTACATCGGCGGGGTGCACGGTGACAACAACGCCACCTACCTGGTCGGGGACGTCGACGAGGAGAGCCGGCTGCTGGTGGAGCGGACCCGCGAGTCCCTGAACCGCGCCATCAAGGCGGTGCGGCCGGGCCGTCAGATCAACATCATCGGACGGGTCATCGAGTCGTACGCCAAGCGGTTCGGGTACGGCGTGGTCCGTGACTTCACCGGCCACGGGATCAACACATCGTTCCACTCCGGGCTGATCATCCCGCACTACGACAGCCCGCACGCGACGACCGTGATGCAGCCCGGGATGACCTTCACGATCGAGCCGATGCTGACGCTGGGGACGCACGACTACGACATGTGGGACGACGGCTGGACCGTGGTGACCAAGGACCGCAGGCGCACCGCCCAGTTCGAGCACACACTGGTCGTCACCGACACCGGCGCGGAGATCCTCACCCTGCCGTAG
- the efeO gene encoding iron uptake system protein EfeO, whose amino-acid sequence MRAARLSVVTAVAAVTALTAVTGCTSKSDAKGGDRVIDVTATDSTCKTSKKEISAGHVELAIQNKGSKVTEVYVLFPDDRIVTERENIGPGTKQRVTAEVKAGDYEIACKPGMKGTGIRQTLKVTGGTAAKRNPTLDKAVADYREYAQEQSDATIPLVETFVKAIKAGDLTAAQKAYAPSRLGWERTEPVAESFGDIDPKVDVRADGLEDGQKWTGWHRLEKALWEDKKIGDEEKTLADQLLTDLKDWQKRVGKAEITPTSMANGAKELLDEVATGKVTGEEDRYSHTDLVDFKANVEGAQKAYELLEPVAKTNDAALTTELDQQFDALNTLLDKYRTDKASYDFVSYDKVTEAQRKELSDAVNALAEPLSKLAAAVVK is encoded by the coding sequence ATGCGAGCCGCCAGACTGTCCGTCGTCACCGCCGTCGCCGCCGTGACCGCACTGACCGCCGTCACGGGCTGCACCTCGAAGAGCGACGCCAAGGGCGGCGACCGGGTCATCGACGTGACCGCCACCGACTCCACGTGCAAGACCTCCAAGAAGGAGATCTCCGCCGGACACGTCGAGCTCGCCATCCAGAACAAGGGCTCCAAGGTCACCGAGGTCTACGTCCTCTTCCCGGACGACCGGATCGTCACCGAGCGCGAGAACATCGGCCCCGGCACCAAGCAGCGCGTCACCGCCGAGGTGAAGGCCGGCGACTACGAGATCGCCTGCAAGCCCGGCATGAAGGGCACCGGCATCCGTCAGACCCTCAAGGTCACCGGCGGCACCGCCGCCAAGCGGAACCCCACCCTGGACAAGGCCGTCGCCGACTACCGTGAGTACGCGCAGGAGCAGTCCGACGCCACCATCCCGCTCGTCGAGACCTTCGTGAAGGCCATCAAGGCCGGCGACCTCACCGCCGCCCAGAAGGCCTACGCGCCCTCCCGCCTCGGCTGGGAGCGCACCGAGCCCGTCGCCGAGTCCTTCGGTGACATCGACCCGAAGGTCGACGTCCGCGCGGACGGCCTGGAGGACGGGCAGAAGTGGACCGGCTGGCACCGGCTGGAGAAGGCCCTCTGGGAGGACAAGAAGATCGGCGACGAGGAGAAGACCCTCGCCGACCAGCTCCTCACCGACCTGAAGGACTGGCAGAAGCGGGTCGGCAAGGCCGAGATCACCCCGACCTCCATGGCCAACGGCGCCAAGGAACTGCTCGACGAGGTCGCCACCGGCAAGGTCACCGGCGAGGAGGACCGCTACTCGCACACCGACCTCGTCGACTTCAAGGCCAACGTCGAGGGCGCGCAGAAGGCGTACGAACTGCTCGAGCCGGTCGCCAAGACCAACGACGCGGCGCTGACCACCGAACTCGACCAGCAGTTCGACGCGCTGAACACGCTGCTGGACAAGTACCGCACCGACAAGGCCTCCTACGACTTCGTCTCCTACGACAAGGTCACCGAGGCCCAGCGCAAGGAGCTCTCGGACGCGGTGAACGCGCTCGCCGAGCCGCTCTCCAAGCTCGCCGCGGCCGTGGTCAAGTAA